In a genomic window of Arthrobacter woluwensis:
- a CDS encoding amino acid permease yields MSAVPLHESGVKESTPEPPQQGLRRSMDTRHLVMIGLGGVIGSGLFVSSGYTISQAGPLGAVIAYLIGAVVVYLVMACLSELAIAYPVSGAFHIYAARTMGPATGFTTAWLYWLTWAVAIGSEFTAAGVMMQRWFPGVPVWIFCLIFAAVLFTMNAISSRVFGESEFWFAMIKVAAVVGLIILGGAALFGFHPAAQGHYPHLFENFNTPGGLFPNGFTGVMVTVLAVLFAFSGSELIGVAAGETADPVRSVPRAMRTTVLRLVIFFIGAITVIAATIPYDKAGLDESPFVTVFSELGIPYAADIMNFVVITALLSAGNSGLYSCARMLFSLADEGHAPKAFAKLTKRGIPMIALLVSLVGGLASLVSSIVAPTTVYLVLISIAAFATVAVWMSIAASHFFHRRAFVRNGGDVRTLPYRAPFFPLVPILAFTACFASMVGIAFDPTQVAALYIGVPFTVACYVFFHFRYGKGRKKRDGEQSPAAETATDSEPEQVPAAV; encoded by the coding sequence ATGAGCGCTGTCCCGCTCCACGAATCCGGCGTGAAGGAATCGACGCCCGAACCACCTCAGCAAGGGCTCCGGCGGTCCATGGACACCCGGCACCTGGTGATGATCGGACTCGGCGGAGTGATCGGCTCCGGCCTCTTCGTCAGCTCCGGCTACACGATCTCCCAGGCCGGCCCGCTCGGCGCCGTGATCGCCTACCTGATCGGCGCCGTCGTCGTGTATCTCGTGATGGCCTGTCTGAGCGAGCTGGCCATCGCGTACCCGGTGTCCGGCGCCTTCCACATCTACGCCGCCCGCACCATGGGCCCCGCCACGGGCTTCACCACCGCCTGGCTGTACTGGCTGACCTGGGCCGTGGCCATCGGCTCCGAGTTCACGGCGGCCGGCGTCATGATGCAGCGCTGGTTCCCGGGCGTGCCGGTCTGGATCTTCTGCCTGATCTTCGCCGCCGTGCTGTTCACCATGAACGCCATCTCCTCCCGCGTGTTCGGCGAGAGCGAGTTCTGGTTCGCCATGATCAAGGTCGCCGCCGTCGTCGGCCTGATCATCCTGGGCGGCGCCGCGCTGTTCGGCTTCCACCCGGCCGCGCAGGGCCACTACCCGCACCTCTTCGAGAACTTCAACACCCCGGGCGGCCTGTTCCCGAACGGCTTCACCGGCGTGATGGTCACCGTGCTCGCCGTGCTCTTCGCGTTCTCCGGTTCCGAGCTGATCGGCGTCGCCGCCGGTGAGACCGCCGACCCCGTCCGCAGCGTGCCCCGCGCCATGCGCACCACGGTGCTCCGTCTGGTCATCTTCTTCATCGGCGCGATCACCGTCATCGCGGCCACCATCCCCTACGACAAGGCCGGCCTCGACGAGAGCCCCTTCGTCACGGTGTTCTCCGAGCTCGGCATCCCGTACGCCGCGGACATCATGAACTTCGTGGTCATCACCGCGCTGCTCTCCGCCGGCAACAGCGGCCTGTACTCCTGCGCCCGCATGCTGTTCTCCCTGGCCGACGAGGGCCACGCCCCCAAGGCGTTCGCGAAGCTCACCAAGCGGGGCATCCCGATGATTGCGCTCCTGGTCAGCCTCGTGGGCGGTCTGGCGTCCCTGGTCAGCAGCATCGTCGCCCCGACCACGGTGTACCTGGTGCTCATCTCGATCGCCGCGTTCGCCACGGTGGCCGTGTGGATGTCCATCGCGGCGTCGCATTTCTTCCACCGCCGGGCCTTCGTCCGCAACGGCGGCGATGTGCGCACCCTGCCGTACCGGGCGCCGTTCTTCCCGCTCGTGCCGATCCTGGCCTTCACGGCCTGCTTCGCCTCGATGGTCGGCATCGCCTTCGACCCCACCCAGGTCGCGGCCCTCTACATCGGCGTCCCGTTCACGGTGGCGTGCTACGTGTTCTTCCACTTCCGCTACGGCAAGGGCCGCAAGAAGCGCGACGGCGAGCAGTCCCCGGCCGCCGAGACCGCGACGGACAGCGAGCCGGAGCAGGTGCCCGCGGCCGTCTGA
- a CDS encoding bile acid:sodium symporter family protein translates to MPTDSTSLENPALAAEAKVARLAVTVFPLLVLAAGVAGFVAPGVFKPLTPSVPYLLGVIMFCMGMTLTPPDFASVARRPWAVLLGIVAHYVIMPGAGWAIAVLLQLPPELAVGVILVGCAPSGTASNVMAFLAKGDVALSVAVASVSTLIAPLVTPALTLLLAGSFLHIDAGGMVLDILKTVLLPVVAGLLARLFLRKAVARVLPVLPWASAVVISLIVAVVVAGSASKLVAAGGIVFLAVVLHNGFGLGLGYLAGKIGRLDGRARRALAFEVGMQNSGLAATLANAHFSPLAALPSAVFSVWHNISGAVVAAWLARKPLQD, encoded by the coding sequence ATGCCCACGGACAGCACTTCACTGGAGAATCCCGCCCTGGCCGCCGAAGCGAAGGTGGCCCGCCTGGCGGTGACGGTGTTCCCGCTCCTGGTCCTCGCGGCCGGTGTCGCGGGCTTCGTGGCGCCCGGAGTCTTCAAACCCCTCACCCCGTCCGTGCCGTATCTGCTGGGCGTCATCATGTTCTGCATGGGCATGACGCTCACGCCACCGGATTTCGCCTCCGTGGCCCGGCGTCCCTGGGCGGTGCTGCTCGGGATCGTGGCGCATTACGTGATCATGCCGGGCGCGGGGTGGGCCATCGCCGTCCTCCTGCAGCTGCCGCCCGAGCTGGCCGTGGGCGTCATCCTGGTGGGCTGCGCGCCATCGGGCACCGCGTCGAACGTCATGGCGTTCCTGGCGAAGGGCGATGTCGCGCTGTCCGTGGCGGTCGCCTCGGTCTCGACTCTGATCGCACCCCTCGTCACCCCGGCCCTGACGCTCCTCCTGGCCGGCTCCTTCCTCCACATCGACGCCGGCGGCATGGTCCTCGACATCCTCAAGACGGTGCTGCTTCCGGTGGTCGCAGGGCTGCTCGCGCGGCTCTTCCTCCGGAAGGCCGTGGCCCGGGTGCTGCCGGTCCTACCCTGGGCCTCGGCCGTGGTCATCTCGCTGATCGTCGCCGTGGTGGTGGCCGGAAGCGCGTCCAAGCTCGTGGCGGCGGGCGGCATCGTCTTCCTGGCCGTGGTGCTGCACAACGGCTTCGGGCTCGGCCTGGGGTACCTGGCGGGGAAGATCGGCCGCCTGGACGGCCGGGCCCGGCGCGCCCTGGCGTTCGAGGTGGGCATGCAGAACTCGGGGCTGGCGGCCACCCTGGCGAACGCGCACTTCAGCCCGCTCGCGGCGCTGCCGTCGGCCGTGTTCTCGGTGTGGCACAACATCTCCGGCGCGGTCGTGGCGGCCTGGCTGGCGCGGAAACCGCTCCAGGACTGA
- a CDS encoding MoaF C-terminal domain-containing protein — protein MTTTTDTDSDDWRTYDEFAAGIDSYRLPSANLTGTVLDVTLDDGTNLLLSFGEHQVSWRAEGRIQENGATDPYDAVAVREDVFFVNLPLESRERESLTLVYSASTHRATAVRSRIAAEAVDGTPQVQQDFWAGVVVGGEATGEAPGPSRDLIGKRNIYRYSPEHLYEHVYISSRRYAWQCLQGVQRGHGDMDLSTVWKFDDGLYLFCFREFRIAVASVWLHDLGYQLRTTGIFLGLNGAGESEHSRAGGHIYPLGSVSYPDEQPV, from the coding sequence GTGACCACAACGACCGACACCGACTCCGACGACTGGCGGACCTACGACGAATTCGCCGCGGGCATCGACAGCTACCGGCTGCCGTCCGCGAACCTGACCGGCACCGTCCTGGACGTCACCCTCGACGACGGCACGAACCTGCTGCTGTCCTTCGGGGAGCACCAGGTCAGCTGGCGTGCCGAGGGCCGGATTCAGGAGAACGGCGCCACCGACCCCTACGACGCGGTCGCGGTCCGGGAGGACGTCTTCTTCGTCAATCTTCCGCTCGAAAGCCGGGAGCGGGAGTCGCTCACTCTCGTCTACTCGGCCTCAACCCACCGGGCCACCGCGGTGCGCTCGCGGATCGCTGCCGAGGCGGTCGACGGCACGCCGCAGGTGCAGCAGGACTTCTGGGCCGGCGTCGTCGTCGGCGGGGAGGCGACGGGCGAGGCGCCCGGCCCGAGCCGCGACCTGATCGGCAAGCGCAACATCTACCGCTACAGCCCGGAACACCTCTACGAACACGTCTACATCTCAAGCCGGCGCTACGCCTGGCAGTGCCTTCAGGGCGTGCAGCGCGGCCACGGGGACATGGACCTCTCCACCGTGTGGAAGTTCGACGACGGCCTGTACCTCTTCTGCTTCCGAGAGTTCCGGATCGCGGTGGCGAGCGTGTGGCTGCACGACCTCGGCTACCAGCTCCGGACCACGGGGATCTTCCTCGGGCTCAACGGGGCGGGCGAGTCCGAGCACTCGCGGGCCGGGGGCCACATCTATCCGCTGGGGTCGGTGTCCTATCCCGATGAACAGCCGGTCTGA
- a CDS encoding ABC transporter substrate-binding protein, which translates to MNKSALGSLAALAAAALVLSGCSGADGGGGGGSIVVGSVNTKSGAATFPESSLAAKAVFDAFNDAGGLNGKKIDYKALDDKGDPAGATAAARELVGSDEAVALVGSASLLECDLNAKYYEQQGIVSVPGIGVDTGCFNNKSISPANVGPYNDMTLTLTYGSEVKKLDDICILLEIAGSTRPSYQAAIDKWTAATGKKPKYVDDTVPYGAADYTPYIVKARQQGCKALAINGVEPDAIAQVKAANAQGWNDVTWLFLTSTYSENFAKAVDNAGAGIYVPAEFYPFTEQSDITKEWRDLMTKNNIPLTSFSQGGFLAAKHFIEALKTIKGDVTRESVAKALRDAAPMSNPMIGDPYKFGQVPAAGWPIVLKSGTHRWEKAATDWLRLPKS; encoded by the coding sequence ATGAACAAATCAGCACTGGGCTCGCTTGCCGCCCTCGCCGCCGCGGCGCTCGTCCTCTCGGGGTGTTCCGGCGCGGACGGGGGAGGCGGTGGCGGCTCGATCGTCGTCGGCTCCGTCAACACCAAGTCCGGTGCGGCCACCTTCCCCGAATCCTCGCTGGCGGCGAAGGCCGTCTTCGACGCCTTCAATGACGCGGGCGGTCTGAACGGGAAGAAGATCGACTACAAGGCGCTCGATGACAAGGGCGACCCGGCCGGCGCCACCGCCGCGGCGCGGGAGCTCGTCGGGTCCGACGAGGCGGTCGCCCTGGTCGGCTCCGCCAGCCTGCTCGAATGCGATCTCAATGCCAAGTACTACGAGCAGCAGGGCATCGTCTCGGTGCCGGGTATCGGCGTGGACACGGGCTGCTTCAACAACAAGAGCATCTCCCCGGCCAACGTCGGCCCGTACAACGACATGACCCTCACCCTCACCTACGGTTCCGAGGTCAAGAAGCTGGACGACATCTGCATCCTGCTCGAGATCGCGGGATCCACGCGGCCCAGCTACCAGGCCGCCATCGACAAGTGGACAGCGGCCACCGGGAAGAAGCCCAAGTACGTCGACGACACCGTGCCGTATGGCGCCGCGGACTACACGCCGTACATCGTCAAGGCACGCCAGCAGGGCTGCAAGGCGCTCGCCATCAACGGCGTGGAGCCGGACGCGATCGCGCAGGTCAAGGCCGCGAACGCCCAGGGCTGGAACGACGTCACCTGGCTGTTCCTGACCAGCACGTACAGCGAGAACTTCGCCAAGGCCGTGGACAACGCCGGGGCCGGGATCTACGTCCCCGCCGAGTTCTACCCCTTCACGGAGCAGAGCGACATCACCAAGGAATGGCGCGATCTCATGACGAAGAACAACATCCCGCTGACCTCCTTCAGCCAGGGCGGTTTCCTCGCGGCGAAGCACTTCATCGAGGCGCTCAAGACGATCAAGGGGGACGTCACGCGCGAGTCGGTGGCGAAGGCCCTCCGCGACGCCGCCCCGATGTCCAACCCGATGATCGGCGACCCGTACAAGTTCGGGCAGGTTCCGGCGGCCGGCTGGCCCATCGTGCTCAAGTCCGGCACGCATCGCTGGGAGAAGGCGGCCACCGACTGGCTGCGCCTTCCGAAGAGCTGA
- a CDS encoding branched-chain amino acid ABC transporter permease, whose translation MLEGALSGLAAGGLYAVLGVCLTLMSRLVRVVNFAQTATGMFGGFCAVWLVTRGGLPVWLGSVIGVLIGGLLAAAIGWIAATWLSEASTTNRSAMTVGPLLLLVSLSFILFGNKPQPFAPLVPGPALVVGGVAISWVAVVMVVMAVAVAAAVHWLLKHTSVGTRLRALSERPTTAELLGIRSRPLSIAVWFVTGVVSSFAIILVAPSQANDATSLAMLIVPAAAAALLGGFRRLSLAVVGGLVLGMLSGLVAQIDGVAFIRNFLPFLLIVILLLWTQRKEVWDAAR comes from the coding sequence ATGCTTGAAGGCGCACTTTCCGGCCTCGCCGCCGGAGGACTCTACGCGGTGCTGGGGGTCTGCCTGACCCTCATGTCCCGGCTGGTCCGGGTGGTGAACTTCGCCCAGACGGCCACCGGGATGTTCGGCGGATTCTGCGCGGTGTGGCTCGTCACCCGTGGCGGGCTGCCGGTGTGGCTGGGGTCGGTGATCGGGGTGCTGATCGGCGGTCTGCTGGCCGCGGCGATCGGCTGGATCGCCGCCACCTGGCTCTCCGAGGCGAGCACGACGAACCGGTCCGCCATGACGGTCGGCCCGCTCCTGCTCCTGGTCTCCCTGTCGTTCATCCTCTTCGGCAACAAGCCCCAGCCCTTCGCGCCCCTGGTGCCCGGGCCGGCGCTCGTGGTCGGCGGGGTCGCCATCAGCTGGGTGGCCGTGGTCATGGTCGTCATGGCGGTCGCCGTCGCTGCCGCGGTGCACTGGCTCCTCAAGCACACGAGCGTGGGGACGCGGCTGCGGGCGCTCAGCGAGCGGCCGACGACGGCGGAGCTCCTGGGCATCCGCTCCCGGCCCCTGTCGATCGCGGTCTGGTTCGTCACCGGCGTCGTGAGCTCCTTCGCGATCATCCTGGTGGCGCCCTCCCAGGCGAACGACGCGACCAGCCTCGCGATGCTGATCGTGCCGGCCGCCGCGGCCGCTCTCCTGGGCGGTTTCCGGCGGCTGAGCCTCGCGGTGGTGGGCGGTCTGGTGCTGGGGATGCTCTCCGGCCTGGTCGCCCAGATCGACGGGGTGGCCTTCATTCGCAACTTCCTGCCGTTCCTGCTCATCGTGATTCTGCTGCTGTGGACGCAGCGCAAGGAGGTGTGGGATGCGGCGCGCTGA
- a CDS encoding branched-chain amino acid ABC transporter ATP-binding protein/permease — MRRAETFSSRPWFRLGWPVLVAAVAIGLGSLLSTALSGYFVFLGVSAITAAIAILGLGVVTGSAGMIALCQMTFAAIGAWVVAGLNLINAPGGFTVWLLAGGLAAGVAGVLVGLPALRLRGVNLAVVTLGFAAAADVTLVQLQFPGSADGVAVARPELFATDRKYFFFSVIVLTLCALGVFFLQRSRIGSSWKSVAFSERGTASAGQSVRTAKLTAFAVSAALGGVSGGLLAGQVQLPFASSFTPLLSLALYILAVMSGAHLIDMAIFGGIMWVAVPELLKRWGVPQDWGFVIFGLLGVQALTSGSTLGDAIRGAVRRRRRAVPEHAVPQLAAAGPEEEAAPAAPAPVLQDDGGQDAREPVLVVEGLSVRFGELKALDGVSFSLPDKGIMGLIGPNGAGKSTFVDALSGFLPRHGGTVLLDGADLAGLTPTERARRGLRRSYQQDRVPPELTVEAYLRFVARTRLSREDIDGTLAFFGCPPATERLSGVDVGTRRIVEVAAAVLARPRVLILDEPAAGLSHEEHLALAERLKAIPERFGVALIIIEHDLDLVRSVCPWLTVLDFGKVIASGRQAEVMADPAVLAAYLGTTEMIA, encoded by the coding sequence ATGCGGCGCGCTGAAACGTTCTCCTCCCGGCCCTGGTTCCGCCTGGGCTGGCCCGTGCTGGTCGCCGCGGTGGCGATCGGCCTCGGCTCGCTGCTCAGCACCGCCCTGTCCGGGTACTTCGTGTTCCTGGGCGTCTCCGCGATCACCGCGGCGATCGCGATCCTCGGTCTGGGCGTGGTCACCGGCTCGGCCGGCATGATCGCGCTGTGCCAGATGACCTTCGCCGCGATCGGCGCGTGGGTGGTCGCGGGACTGAACCTGATCAACGCGCCCGGCGGTTTCACCGTCTGGCTCCTGGCCGGAGGGCTCGCCGCGGGTGTGGCCGGTGTCCTGGTCGGGCTCCCGGCGCTGCGTCTGCGCGGTGTGAACCTCGCGGTCGTGACTCTGGGCTTCGCCGCGGCCGCGGACGTGACGCTGGTGCAGCTGCAGTTCCCGGGGTCCGCGGACGGCGTGGCCGTGGCGCGGCCCGAACTCTTCGCCACGGACCGGAAGTACTTCTTCTTCAGCGTGATCGTGCTGACCCTCTGCGCTCTCGGCGTTTTCTTCCTGCAGCGCAGCCGGATCGGTTCGAGCTGGAAGTCCGTGGCGTTCTCCGAGCGTGGCACGGCGTCCGCGGGCCAGAGCGTCCGCACGGCGAAGCTGACGGCGTTCGCGGTGAGCGCGGCCCTCGGAGGCGTTTCGGGCGGGCTCCTGGCCGGTCAGGTGCAGCTGCCCTTCGCCTCGAGCTTCACACCCCTGCTGTCCCTGGCCCTGTACATCCTGGCGGTCATGTCCGGAGCGCACCTCATCGACATGGCGATCTTCGGAGGGATCATGTGGGTGGCGGTCCCGGAGCTGCTCAAACGATGGGGCGTCCCGCAGGACTGGGGTTTCGTGATCTTCGGCCTGCTCGGCGTCCAGGCGCTGACCAGCGGTTCCACCCTCGGTGACGCCATCCGCGGCGCCGTGCGGCGCCGTCGTCGGGCGGTACCGGAGCATGCCGTGCCACAGCTCGCCGCCGCCGGTCCTGAGGAGGAGGCGGCGCCCGCCGCGCCGGCCCCCGTGCTCCAGGACGACGGCGGACAGGATGCCCGCGAACCCGTCCTCGTGGTGGAAGGCCTGAGCGTGCGGTTCGGTGAGCTGAAGGCGCTGGACGGGGTGTCCTTCAGCCTGCCGGACAAGGGCATCATGGGGCTGATCGGGCCGAACGGCGCGGGCAAGTCGACCTTCGTGGACGCCCTCAGCGGCTTCCTGCCCCGGCACGGCGGCACGGTGCTCCTGGACGGCGCCGATCTGGCGGGACTGACGCCCACCGAACGGGCGCGGCGTGGCCTGCGGCGCAGCTACCAGCAGGACCGGGTGCCGCCCGAGCTCACGGTCGAAGCGTATCTGCGGTTCGTGGCCAGAACGCGGCTCAGCCGGGAGGACATCGACGGGACGCTCGCGTTCTTCGGCTGCCCGCCGGCCACGGAGCGGCTCTCCGGCGTCGACGTCGGCACGCGGCGTATCGTCGAAGTCGCGGCCGCGGTGCTCGCCCGGCCGCGGGTCCTGATCCTGGACGAACCCGCCGCCGGCCTCTCCCACGAGGAGCACCTGGCCCTGGCTGAGCGCCTCAAGGCCATCCCGGAACGGTTCGGCGTGGCCCTCATCATCATCGAGCACGACCTGGACCTGGTCCGTTCCGTCTGTCCTTGGCTCACGGTGCTGGACTTCGGCAAGGTCATCGCCTCCGGCCGGCAGGCCGAGGTCATGGCGGACCCCGCCGTGCTCGCCGCTTATCTCGGCACGACGGAGATGATCGCATGA
- a CDS encoding ABC transporter ATP-binding protein → MTTLTLDGVAVSRGAGPVISGVSFTVTAGEVLALVGPNGAGKTSLIESISGVVANSAGSISLGGRRIDKLSRVQRARQGIVHIEQGRAVFPSLTVRENLSLTARTPQALAEALENFPELEKRIDSPSGLLSGGEQQMVVLARAFAAKPSFLLIDEMSLGLAPVVFTRLFPIVAKIAETGVGVVLVEQFTELALGLAEQAVVVAGGAVSYSGPAARLKNEPEVLHRAYLG, encoded by the coding sequence ATGACCACTCTCACCCTCGACGGCGTCGCGGTCAGCCGCGGCGCCGGCCCCGTGATCTCCGGGGTCAGTTTCACCGTGACAGCTGGCGAGGTTCTGGCCCTGGTGGGCCCGAACGGAGCCGGGAAGACGAGCCTGATCGAATCCATCTCCGGCGTGGTCGCGAACTCCGCCGGGTCCATCAGTCTCGGAGGCCGGCGGATCGACAAGCTCTCCCGGGTGCAACGGGCGCGCCAGGGGATCGTGCACATCGAGCAGGGCCGGGCGGTGTTCCCCTCGCTCACCGTGCGGGAGAACCTCTCCCTGACGGCCCGCACCCCGCAGGCCCTCGCGGAGGCGCTCGAGAACTTCCCCGAGCTGGAGAAACGGATCGACTCCCCGAGCGGTCTCCTCTCCGGTGGCGAGCAGCAGATGGTGGTGCTCGCGCGGGCCTTCGCAGCGAAGCCGTCCTTCCTGCTCATCGACGAGATGTCCCTCGGCCTTGCCCCCGTGGTGTTCACCCGGCTCTTCCCGATCGTGGCGAAGATCGCCGAGACCGGTGTCGGCGTGGTGCTCGTGGAACAGTTCACTGAGCTGGCCCTGGGGCTCGCGGAACAGGCCGTCGTCGTCGCGGGCGGGGCCGTCAGCTACAGCGGGCCCGCCGCCCGCCTCAAGAACGAACCGGAGGTGCTGCACCGTGCGTACCTCGGCTGA
- a CDS encoding amidohydrolase — protein MTADLVLLGTIRTADRSRPLAGGLAVRDGRIAAVGTPEEVLAAAGPGAEVRELGSSVVYPGFVDVHNHHALAGRAELFELVLEPSLGLEEILDRVREKAAGLPEDAWIVGGVIASTLLTSLATTATRRRLDEAAGGRPVMLAEDSRHNRWASSRALELAGITPETIPAEGETLLDPVDGTPSGVLLEAAGIPVQEAYDGAGGLSAEQHRAASRRGVELLNSYGVTAFQDAGASLQILEALADLDRAGELTAWAVSSLLINDPIFGFDPVGVELIERGEEFRTGHHRPDFVKIFLDGVPPARTASFLEPYVPDAAHGAHFHGSTTMTADELHGWLRDVAGRGLGAKIHCTGDGSARLVLDAAERLRAEGIDLPLQIAHGQFLAASDMPRLAALGVSADISPFLWFPGVIPMALSEVLGERAEHSQPNRTLLDTGALVAGGSDWPVSESPNPLEGIQGLVTRADPLGRAPGVLWPEQAIGPEEALEVFTVNAARAMGLGDETGSLEAGKSADFVILDADFVVGDPERIIDTQVQETWFAGRRVY, from the coding sequence ATGACCGCAGATCTCGTCCTGCTCGGGACCATCCGGACCGCGGACCGCTCCCGGCCGCTCGCCGGGGGGCTCGCCGTCCGGGACGGACGGATCGCCGCCGTCGGCACGCCCGAGGAAGTGCTGGCCGCCGCCGGACCCGGCGCGGAGGTGCGGGAGCTGGGGAGCTCAGTGGTCTACCCCGGTTTCGTCGATGTGCACAACCACCACGCGCTCGCGGGGCGCGCAGAACTGTTCGAGCTGGTCCTGGAGCCCTCGCTCGGGCTCGAGGAGATCCTCGACCGAGTCCGCGAGAAGGCGGCCGGACTGCCTGAGGACGCGTGGATCGTCGGCGGCGTGATCGCCTCGACGCTGCTCACCTCGCTCGCGACCACCGCCACCCGGCGCCGCCTTGACGAGGCCGCCGGCGGCCGTCCCGTGATGCTCGCGGAGGACTCCCGGCACAACCGCTGGGCCAGCAGCCGCGCACTCGAACTCGCCGGGATCACCCCGGAGACCATCCCCGCGGAGGGCGAGACGCTGCTCGACCCGGTGGACGGCACCCCCAGCGGCGTGCTGCTGGAGGCCGCCGGGATCCCGGTGCAGGAGGCGTACGACGGCGCCGGCGGACTGAGCGCGGAACAGCACCGGGCGGCCTCCCGCCGCGGCGTCGAGCTGCTGAACTCGTACGGCGTCACCGCGTTCCAGGATGCCGGCGCCTCCCTGCAGATCCTCGAGGCCCTCGCGGACCTGGACCGTGCCGGGGAGCTCACCGCGTGGGCGGTGAGTTCCCTCCTGATCAACGACCCGATCTTCGGATTCGACCCGGTGGGGGTGGAGCTGATCGAGCGGGGTGAGGAGTTCCGCACCGGGCACCACCGTCCCGACTTCGTGAAGATCTTCCTGGACGGCGTCCCGCCGGCCCGTACGGCCTCGTTCCTGGAGCCCTACGTGCCGGATGCCGCCCATGGCGCGCACTTCCACGGTTCCACCACCATGACGGCGGATGAGCTGCACGGCTGGCTGCGCGACGTCGCGGGCCGGGGCCTCGGCGCGAAGATCCACTGCACGGGGGACGGCTCCGCCCGGCTCGTGCTGGACGCCGCCGAGCGGCTCCGCGCCGAGGGAATCGATCTGCCCCTGCAGATCGCCCACGGCCAGTTCCTCGCCGCCTCCGACATGCCGCGCCTCGCGGCCCTGGGGGTTTCCGCGGACATCTCGCCGTTCCTGTGGTTCCCGGGGGTCATCCCGATGGCCCTGTCGGAGGTCCTCGGGGAACGCGCCGAGCACTCCCAGCCCAACCGGACCCTGCTGGACACGGGCGCCCTCGTGGCGGGTGGCTCGGACTGGCCGGTCAGTGAGTCGCCCAACCCCTTGGAAGGCATCCAGGGCCTCGTGACCCGTGCCGATCCGCTCGGACGCGCCCCGGGAGTGCTGTGGCCGGAGCAGGCGATCGGGCCGGAGGAGGCGCTCGAGGTGTTCACCGTCAACGCGGCCCGCGCGATGGGCCTGGGGGACGAGACGGGCTCGCTCGAAGCGGGGAAGTCCGCGGATTTCGTCATCCTCGACGCGGACTTCGTGGTGGGTGACCCGGAACGGATCATCGACACGCAGGTCCAGGAGACCTGGTTCGCCGGGCGCCGCGTGTACTGA